From the Scomber scombrus chromosome 22, fScoSco1.1, whole genome shotgun sequence genome, the window TTGTCCCACACAATAGCTTAATACTCTTGAAGAAAGCTGAGGGGCTGGAAATTACAATTGGAGGATACAGTACAACggtgaatttaaaatgtaaaataaaaaattgtgtCAGACTCCAGCTCAACATATTAAGGCAATTAAGTCAGAACAAGTACATTCTAATGGACAAACAAAATCGGTCAAAGCAGGCCATTTCCTGTCTTTAAAGGTTAAGGCCGGCaatgttctatatttttcttattgttaataaatgtcATGTGCAGAACCAAAACCTGATTATTcttctgtgccatagacctcattaaaatccaaaaactattaaaaacacataatttaaCCGCACCGCTGCAAATGTTGGCATGTTCCTTCTCCACAAAGACTACTGTCTCttcagtttgtttagaaacggctccaaaggcagagagtagttctgtgtacaGCAGATGGTATTGAACATGTGAACAGTGTTTTTTCTCCAGGGTGAAGGAACATTTAATATACAATTCAATACAATTTACTTTGTCTTGGTGCTCCCGTGTCACTCACCTCAGTGCCTGAGCCAGGGAGGAAGGTTTTGACGGTGATGGTTCTTCCCGGAGCTGGAAACTGGGCCTCCATGATTGCTCTCATGAATGGCTGCACCAGAGCTGGAGACAGAGCCCTCCGCCTCTCCACCTCATCCAACACCTACAAtgcaaacatttacacagacacaaagaatttaaaataatacattttcaaataaatttttttctgaatttctTTCATCTCAATAATATAATTAGGATCTGTGAGAGTGGTTTACCTTGGAGAACAAGTTGAAGCAGCCGAGGTGACTGACAATACAATAGACTTCTGGCAGACGTTTGCCTTTTCCACTGggctgaaaaaaaagatgaaggtTAACTTTTTAGTAGCTGAGAAATATAATGTAACACGTGGTTTTAATAGTATCATAGGTCTAAAGATAACAGAATTTTcctaaaatgagaaaataaatacaatacttTACTTATCAGTATATTTCTGGCTATATAAAACTTTGAAGTCACACTCATACACTCATAATGCACGCAcacaaagacatacacacacttttccaTTCTCACACACTTCCTCCCAGACTCTGAGATGAACTGTTTTCCCACAGGCACGCCGACTATTTTGGCACGCTTATTTACTCAGCCGTCATTGTGGTATTTAGCCACTTCCTGTCCAGTAGCAGCGTAGTTATTTATTGCACTCGTTTTTTATTTACCAGTAAACGCCGACAGTATCCGAACCTCCTGCTCCCATCCTCTCCAGTCAAAACAAAGGAGAACATCTCACTGGGGGGGATGAGTcagaacaaatacacaaataaacgGGTGATTAGCATATTTTGAatgtacatataaaaatacacatggaTGATTACTGTATATTGAcatttattccttttttgtgCAGCTTACAGTACATGGACTTCCATAATGCATCCATGCATCATGTTGCAGCCACTTTCACTGTGGGCAGCAACTTTTCTAATGTTCATAAAGGTTGAATTTTCAGTCACAGCTATATTAAGTTGCTATTGAAGAGAAGTAGCAATACAAGTAGTAATATTACCTGTAATATATGTGGATTTTGATGACTTACAATGACATGTCACACAGTGGACCCCTGTGATATAATGTGACCTCACCTTGGGTAGTTCTCCACCGGCTCCCAGTCTTTAGCATCAGGGAAACAGAACTGAGGAATGATCCTCAGCTGATCCTCCGTTTCCCTCATGAACTTGAAGCTGCGCTCCAGCTGCAGCACCAGGAAAATAAGTTACACATGTGGACCAAACTTTAGTCGCtactttcatatattttcattaactttgttttatttcacacatttcactgtTATCAAGAGACAGAAGTTTGCATGTCAGTGTATGTTCATATGAACAAATAGCAGATTACAGTTTTGAATTAGATTGAATTTGGTAGTTTCTTATAAAGAAGACCTGGGAttagttgacttttttttttgcttgcctTGTGTGCACAAATGTTCccagattttctgtttttaaagcatttgtTCACAAACTTCAGAACTAAAATTACAGTACACAAGAAATACAATTTCAGCAACTCCTCTACTCCTGACCTTAGGGGGGAACTGCTGTGTAACCTCCGGCAGATAGTGGCCGCCAGCCTTCGACTTCTGCAGAGACACCACCAGGAAATATTCAAACAGCTGACGCTGGTGAAGCTCCTGTTCCAGAGACCTGCTTGTGCTGTTGGTACCATTGTACTGGACCTGATTCTGGCTTGGACGGCTCAGTATGGACTTGACTGACACCAGGCGCCGACGCTGAGCTAGAAGACAAGGAAAGGAAGATATAGTGTTGTTATAGattgaaaatgtcagaagaaGCAAAACCCTGAGGCGTTCTGTCGTAATTACCTTTTGCTCTGTCCTCCACCTCACTCTCAGAATCACTGTTTTCATCTGTCACTgcaaaaagaaatcaaaaatcaacatttacatttccaACATTACGAAAAACAGCAGGATACAGTTTCACTTCTAGGAAACCAACATTTCAACATCCTCACCTCTCCCTGAGCTTGTCTCTGCATAATGATAGATTCTTCTGAGATGTTTCTTCCTGATTCGAGCCTCAAAGACACTATTGATTTTCAGTACAACCTGTTGACAGAAAAATCAGGAATGTGACTAAGTGTACAGAAATGATACAGCATAATGTCTTTCACCAGGGATAAGAACAAAACTCCTATTATTAATGTTTCTGGCAGCTATAATGGAACCAGGCAGCCAAACTGGATTGAAATTAAAGCAGAATTTAACCTTCAAATGTGATTAAAGATCTCGCTAATGCTGACTTGGCAGTAAAAAATGAGTATGGTAAGCATTGGGAGGGGGTTGACGGATGAAAGATCagttcaaataaatgttaatgttctgGGATTGTGCATCAGAAAACACTTTTTCTCCTACATGAACagttttaacacacacacacacatacacacaccgtTGGTATCCTACGGCATGTGCGGCTGAAGGGGTCCCCAGTCAGCCAGGGTGTCTGTTCAGGCCCAAGTGGGGTGGAGGGAGGGCTGAGGTGGGGTGGAGATGAAACAccactgctgctgatgctgtggGTCTGCTGGTTGGTTCTCCGCAGGTCCAGCAGCTTAAAGCTTCTACCTGAATTCTGCCTGAAGAAGCCGGGTCTTGAGATCTGTAGACagaaaaatcatacattttcataatcaTCTAAATCAGAAGTTTTGTCTCTGTAAAGTTTGTTTGTACTGCAGGAACCTTGGTAGTGTCAGCGCCAGGGGAGGAGGGCAAAGACTGCTGGGAGCACTGACTCTCCAACTCAATGTCCTCATATGGGTTCTCCTTGGACGAGTCTGCAGGGAGACCAAAAATGGCAACCTTCAACACATGTTCATTAGCAATTTTCCTATTTTTATGCCAAATTATatggcaagaaagcaaacaagtgcattttccaaaatgtcaagctATTCATTGAAAAACAACTTCCTCTCAATTTAAACTGGATCAACCGgcacagaaaataaaggaaGTATAGAGGTTTCTGACCCAGGATGTCTTCATAGTGATGCTCCTGAGACAGCGAGTGAGTGAAGAACGCGCTATTTGACCCTGGGATGTCTTCAAACTCAAAGGATTTCCTGTCAAAGTGAATGGAAAAGTACAAATTATACCTTAAGTATGAATTAATGTATTTGAGAATTGAATATGGTCTGTTTAGATTCTCCCTACAGTGGTACTTTGGATCAGCTCTTGTTATATGAAATCAaattcattctttctctctctttctttatacCTGTTGATGTTGCCTCTGACTCTCTCACCCCGCGGTCTCCCGTAGACACCTAGAGGAGGTTTTGAGGCAGCTCGTGTAGACATTGAGGGCAGTGGTGGGAGGTTCCTCTGCCTTTGACTCTTCGCCATGTGGATGGTAGCTGGGTGCTGGAAAGTGCGATGGGGTTTGGGGACTGGGTTGATCGGGGGCGTCCCTGGCTCTGTGTAGACATtctcctgttgctgctgcttcctgtctctgGTCGCAGAGCATTTCCCTGCACTAATTTGACCAGTAGATTcagattctttctttttcacctcCACCTGTTTGTCCTTGCTTGGCGGGGTGAAATAGTTTCCGAGTTCTGGAAGAGTTTTCCCGTGGTTCTCTCCCATAGCctccagctttttaaaaagagtgaaCACAGCTCTCTTCTCCTGACTAGGTTGTTCAGATGTTCTCTTGTCATTGCTTCTCCTCAACGTCCCCACCTGTTGCTTGTCCATCACCTCAGGCGAACAAGGTCTTGAATCGCCAATTTTTTCTACATTCTCCTTTTCGTGatcttgcttttctttgtgGGCTAATCTCCCACAATCCTCCcctcttttattttcacttggttTGCTGGTCCTGAGTGTTCCTCTTTGCTGTTTCCCAGTTTCAACTGGTGAGCAAGGCCTCGAATCTCCAAGTTTTCCCACATTCTCTTTCTCAAGATCTTGGTTTTCTTTGTAGGCTACTCTCCTGCCACCTTCTACACGCTGCTCAACTgcagttttattgttgttttttgtcagtgACTCAGTCCTTTTAACGCACTGGCCCGAGGAACATGAGGTGACAGTTGAATGAGCGGGCTCCTTTCCCTCCCACAGAGAGATCTTGTCCTTGATGTTACCTCCATTGGATCTGGGGAACTTGTTGCCCCCCAAAAGAGCATTGTCATTGCCATGAGGGTCAAGGGTTGGTCTCCTGTGAGCCATCATGGGTGAATCCTCCAACTGGTTGCTCAGGTTTTGTAATTGGGTGAAGGGAAGTTTTGGTATCCCCTCTTGTCTGTGCTCAGCCCCTTTGTTTTCCACTGAAGCACTATGGAAACCACTTTTCTCACCAATACAGCCTTTCTTTAACCTGGACACATGAGGaaaaacaagttgtttttttacaagttAACATAAAATAGCACATCAGAAAATGTCAATGATATACTAACAAAAGACTATGGCAGCCTCCTGAACTCCCAGTATGGTCACTGTGACTACCAGTTTGGGGACACTCAATCTTTTTCTGGCGACAGTGGGAAAATGCAGCCTGAGAGTAAATGCCAGAGGACAAGCTTATGACCGAGCATCTTCTTCTCATCAGCCTCACTAAATAAACACATACTTGGACCGGCGCCCATTTCATCAAACtgttatgttttaataaataaactggCGGAAATGGGAAGCCCTAAGTTGAAAGACCTTTTCTGACTTTCCCTTAATGGATGCAATGAGCAAAAGGCAACCAAAACTGTAGATTTTAGTTTTCTAGCTCTGGAGGAGTTAGTGaggaaaaatgtttattttctaaaggGGAAAATGATCACTGATAAACCTGCTCTGATACAGACCTGTTGATGGTGGAGTAGATGCAGTCCGGCCCCGTTGTCATTCTCTTAGTGGCCGCCATGATCACTGTACACCTGAGaacacagaaagaagaaaaaacttcaGCCTAAGCCTTCATTTCTGCTTAAAGGAGTATCGGTTTGGTTTTTACTTACATCCTGTCAGGCGCTTGGTTTCAGTCAACACTTAGTGTCAAGTGAAACTGACTACTGCGCACTATTAAATTGGGAATTTTAGGGGAATCTGATTGTTTATTAGATGAATTTGTAGATTTCTTGGTGTCCTCAGTCAGTTCAATAAGCATTTTGATATCTGTTGactttttttcacaaaatgaGGTTAAAGTCCTTGGTATGACTGACATTTTAAGTTGCGTGACCGTTCCCTCTCAGCTGGTAATGTACAGTATTAAGGGGCCAGCTGGGCAGactcaaagaaaaacatgacagcAAGAGACTCAGAGCAACTCCCTCAAGCAGTTCATCACACAAGCCAACATTTCAGCAGTCATTAGGGAGCCTTTTTGTGATTGAATCACTCTTCTCTGCCTTTTCACGCCTTTTGTATATTGTTGTATGCTCCTTATTCTGACGCTTCCTCCTTCACAGGAGGCCAAGCCTTTGACCCTCGCAGAGACCAGAACACTTCATGATTCTCATACTTTCACATCTCTAAAGTCAACGTTTCAAAGTTCAGTGGCCTCTAAGATGGAGCATTTCCCAGCTCTGGAActgttttcatcatttgtttAGTTGATGCGTAGTCCTAATGACAGTGTGCATAAGCAAAGGGACTTCAGTGCATACAGCAATTTAAGCTGCAGGCTGGCTGATTAGCTCAGACACATCCACATACACAGTTATTGTGTTACAGTAATAGACAGCAAGCCATCAATAGCGGCATAATTGAAAAATGCATAAGAGGTTGCAGTTCACATTGTTCA encodes:
- the LOC134004299 gene encoding DENN domain-containing protein 2A-like, producing the protein MNTWKLYSRRRCTVIMAATKRMTTGPDCIYSTINRLKKGCIGEKSGFHSASVENKGAEHRQEGIPKLPFTQLQNLSNQLEDSPMMAHRRPTLDPHGNDNALLGGNKFPRSNGGNIKDKISLWEGKEPAHSTVTSCSSGQCVKRTESLTKNNNKTAVEQRVEGGRRVAYKENQDLEKENVGKLGDSRPCSPVETGKQQRGTLRTSKPSENKRGEDCGRLAHKEKQDHEKENVEKIGDSRPCSPEVMDKQQVGTLRRSNDKRTSEQPSQEKRAVFTLFKKLEAMGENHGKTLPELGNYFTPPSKDKQVEVKKKESESTGQISAGKCSATRDRKQQQQENVYTEPGTPPINPVPKPHRTFQHPATIHMAKSQRQRNLPPLPSMSTRAASKPPLGVYGRPRGERVRGNINRKSFEFEDIPGSNSAFFTHSLSQEHHYEDILDSSKENPYEDIELESQCSQQSLPSSPGADTTKISRPGFFRQNSGRSFKLLDLRRTNQQTHSISSSGVSSPPHLSPPSTPLGPEQTPWLTGDPFSRTCRRIPTVVLKINSVFEARIRKKHLRRIYHYAETSSGRVTDENSDSESEVEDRAKAQRRRLVSVKSILSRPSQNQVQYNGTNSTSRSLEQELHQRQLFEYFLVVSLQKSKAGGHYLPEVTQQFPPKLERSFKFMRETEDQLRIIPQFCFPDAKDWEPVENYPSEMFSFVLTGEDGSRRFGYCRRLLPSGKGKRLPEVYCIVSHLGCFNLFSKVLDEVERRRALSPALVQPFMRAIMEAQFPAPGRTITVKTFLPGSGTEVMELCRPSDSRLEHVDFECLFSCLSLRLLLRVFASLLLERRVIFTADNLSTLSQCCHAVVALLYPFVWQHTYIPVLPSAMLDIVCTPTPFLVGLLSSELPQLTELPLEEVLVVDLGNSRFLRQLDDEDSILPSKLQSALENILERRRELANDRGGDTPMDSGHLGTVVSEAFVRFFVELVGHYPLFIISEREDGYSSSSSSPVPCSFQREGFRKAILSKTGRRFLEVFMETQMFGWFIQERELHRQALRGLFEVRVQEYLDSIHENEHRRVNRFLKGLGNKMKFLSKK